In one Brevibacillus composti genomic region, the following are encoded:
- the radA gene encoding DNA repair protein RadA has translation MSKYKTKYACQECGYESPKWMGKCPGCNSWNTMVEEVAVKAAARHEGLHGGQRQTAIPLTEVASEEEPRMDTTIHELNRVLGGGLVPGSMVLVGGDPGIGKSTLLLQTSFALAHQGAKVLYVSGEESAKQIKLRADRLGMSTPPMYVLSENDLDAIEQHIAQIDPHVLIIDSIQTVFHPAVQSAAGSVAQVRETTSHLMRIAKGKGIATFIVGHVTKEGAIAGPRMLEHMVDAVLYFEGERHNTFRILRAVKNRFGSTNEIGIFEMKEKGLEEVGNPSEIFLAERPVGVAGSTVVASMEGTRPVLVELQALVAPTSFATPRRMATGVDHQRVAMIMAVLEKRVGLMLQNQDAYVNVAGGVRLDEPAVDLAVAVSIASSFRDHATNPHDVVIGEVGLTGEVRGVSRIEQRIREAHKLGFKRVIIPSKNIRGLDVPPDIEVIGVSNISEALREVLRG, from the coding sequence ATGTCAAAGTATAAAACGAAATACGCGTGTCAAGAATGTGGCTATGAATCACCCAAATGGATGGGCAAATGCCCCGGCTGCAACAGCTGGAACACGATGGTGGAGGAGGTCGCCGTCAAGGCTGCCGCACGCCATGAAGGGTTGCACGGAGGACAGCGGCAAACCGCCATTCCTCTGACAGAGGTGGCAAGTGAAGAAGAGCCGCGCATGGATACGACGATTCACGAATTAAATCGCGTCCTCGGCGGAGGGCTGGTGCCCGGCTCCATGGTACTCGTCGGCGGAGACCCGGGGATTGGCAAGTCTACCCTGCTCTTGCAGACATCCTTTGCGCTCGCGCATCAGGGCGCCAAAGTCCTGTATGTATCCGGGGAGGAGTCTGCCAAGCAGATCAAACTGCGAGCCGACCGGCTTGGCATGAGCACACCGCCGATGTACGTCTTATCCGAAAATGATCTCGATGCGATCGAACAGCATATAGCCCAGATTGACCCCCATGTGCTGATCATAGACTCCATTCAAACGGTCTTTCACCCCGCCGTCCAATCTGCTGCGGGGAGTGTGGCCCAGGTGCGGGAGACGACTTCCCACCTGATGAGGATCGCAAAAGGAAAGGGCATCGCCACCTTTATCGTGGGCCACGTGACCAAAGAAGGGGCGATTGCAGGTCCGCGCATGCTGGAGCACATGGTGGATGCGGTCCTCTATTTTGAGGGGGAGCGGCACAATACCTTTCGCATCCTGCGTGCCGTCAAGAACCGCTTTGGATCGACAAACGAAATCGGTATCTTTGAAATGAAAGAAAAAGGGCTGGAGGAAGTAGGCAATCCCTCGGAGATCTTCCTGGCGGAACGCCCTGTCGGGGTAGCCGGCTCCACGGTCGTCGCCAGCATGGAGGGAACCAGGCCCGTTTTGGTCGAACTGCAGGCATTGGTGGCGCCAACCAGCTTTGCTACGCCGCGCCGCATGGCCACCGGAGTGGATCACCAGCGGGTCGCGATGATTATGGCTGTCCTGGAAAAGCGCGTCGGTCTCATGCTGCAAAATCAGGATGCCTATGTGAACGTAGCAGGCGGCGTTCGTCTGGATGAGCCTGCGGTAGACCTGGCAGTGGCTGTCAGCATCGCCAGCAGCTTTCGCGACCATGCCACCAATCCCCATGATGTCGTCATCGGCGAGGTAGGCTTGACGGGAGAGGTCAGAGGAGTGTCCCGCATCGAGCAGAGAATCCGCGAAGCCCACAAGCTGGGATTCAAACGGGTTATTATCCCGTCAAAAAATATACGCGGTCTGGATGTGCCGCCCGACATCGAGGTTATTGGCGTCAGCAACATTTCGGAAGCGCTCCGCGAAGTGCTAAGGGGGTAG
- the disA gene encoding DNA integrity scanning diadenylate cyclase DisA: protein MLETNKREPLYSDVLRLVAPGTPLREGLENVLRAKTGGLIVVGYGPDVKNIVDGGFSINCDFTPAHLYELAKMDGAIIVSEDAKKILYANTQLFPPASIPSSETGTRHRTAQRTALHTGYLVIAISQRRNVITLYQGQFRYVLNEISVILAKANQAISTLEKYKTVLDQFLTNLGALEFEELVTLHEVTSVLQRMEMVLRIKTEISKYIYELGTEGRLVTMQLEELVGNIEEETHMLIRDYSKNPLVQPEQVLKEMKKLSADEVRDMGSFLRILGYAPNPNMLEESVSPRGFRILRRIPRLPLSIISNLVDHFHYLPRIMMATIEELDEVDGIGEVRARAIKDGLKRIQEQVFIDRHI from the coding sequence ATGCTTGAGACAAACAAACGAGAACCGCTATACAGCGACGTGCTGCGCCTCGTGGCACCAGGCACTCCCCTTCGAGAGGGACTCGAGAACGTCCTCCGAGCCAAAACCGGCGGATTGATCGTCGTGGGCTATGGCCCCGACGTGAAAAACATCGTCGACGGAGGGTTTTCCATAAACTGCGACTTCACTCCGGCCCATCTATATGAATTAGCCAAGATGGATGGGGCGATCATAGTTAGTGAAGATGCAAAAAAAATCTTGTACGCCAATACGCAGCTGTTTCCGCCCGCTTCCATTCCGTCGAGCGAAACAGGCACGCGCCATCGGACAGCGCAGCGTACAGCCCTGCACACGGGATATCTGGTCATCGCCATCTCGCAGAGACGAAATGTGATCACGCTCTATCAAGGTCAGTTCCGCTATGTCTTAAATGAGATCAGCGTCATCTTGGCGAAAGCCAACCAAGCCATTTCCACCCTGGAAAAATACAAGACGGTCTTGGATCAATTTTTGACCAATCTGGGGGCGCTGGAATTCGAAGAGCTGGTCACCCTCCACGAAGTCACTTCTGTTCTGCAGCGGATGGAGATGGTCTTGCGCATAAAAACAGAAATCAGCAAGTATATATATGAACTGGGGACAGAGGGCAGGCTTGTCACCATGCAGCTGGAGGAATTGGTAGGGAACATCGAAGAGGAGACGCACATGCTGATCCGCGACTACAGCAAAAATCCGTTGGTCCAGCCGGAGCAGGTGCTCAAAGAGATGAAAAAGCTGTCAGCGGACGAGGTGCGGGACATGGGTTCCTTTTTGCGCATCCTCGGCTACGCGCCCAACCCCAACATGCTGGAGGAATCCGTCTCTCCGCGAGGCTTCCGGATCTTGCGCAGAATCCCGCGGCTACCCTTGTCGATCATCTCCAATCTCGTCGATCACTTTCACTATTTGCCGCGGATCATGATGGCGACGATCGAAGAGCTGGACGAGGTAGACGGCATCGGAGAGGTTCGTGCGCGGGCGATCAAAGATGGATTAAAACGGATTCAAGAACAGGTGTTCATTGACAGACACATTTAA
- the pssA gene encoding CDP-diacylglycerol--serine O-phosphatidyltransferase: MFVKSLPNMLTVSNLFLGIVAIILAFQGNQYVEYAAITVIIGMLMDGLDGRVARMLNAQSEFGKELDSLSDVITFGVAPAFIMYVVALQDLHLIGIFVTAVFPICGALRLARFNVQAGVPGYFIGLPITAAGGVLATLALYHQVFNVALLAISMLLLAFLMVSNIKYPNFKKVGIPKAAYWITPIIVALVVLVAIKYPQQFPKIVFLPLAFYALYGIKKNVDLLLKKIRKEEKNEKESLPFE, translated from the coding sequence ATGTTCGTGAAATCGTTACCGAACATGCTAACCGTGAGCAACTTGTTCTTGGGGATTGTCGCCATTATTCTCGCCTTTCAAGGCAACCAATATGTGGAGTATGCAGCAATTACGGTCATTATTGGTATGTTGATGGATGGGTTGGACGGACGAGTGGCTCGGATGCTGAATGCACAGAGCGAATTTGGAAAAGAACTGGATTCTCTCTCCGACGTCATCACGTTTGGGGTGGCCCCGGCATTTATCATGTACGTCGTGGCTTTGCAGGATCTCCATTTGATCGGGATCTTTGTGACGGCTGTCTTCCCGATTTGCGGCGCCCTCAGGCTTGCTCGCTTTAACGTACAGGCGGGAGTGCCTGGCTATTTTATCGGGCTGCCGATTACGGCTGCAGGCGGGGTGCTTGCGACACTGGCGTTGTATCACCAGGTGTTTAACGTGGCCCTGCTGGCGATCAGCATGCTGCTGTTGGCTTTCTTGATGGTCTCCAACATCAAGTACCCCAACTTCAAAAAGGTGGGGATTCCCAAGGCGGCGTACTGGATTACGCCGATCATCGTGGCGCTCGTGGTGCTGGTGGCGATCAAGTATCCGCAGCAGTTCCCGAAAATTGTGTTTTTGCCGCTGGCTTTTTACGCCTTGTACGGGATAAAAAAAAACGTTGACCTACTGCTCAAAAAAATCCGAAAAGAAGAGAAAAACGAAAAGGAATCTCTTCCCTTCGAGTAA
- a CDS encoding DUF1573 domain-containing protein, with protein MGKQNVDDFQSQVSELLIRHRSVLDVMSKIQESAARINRSLTKAITECGCAQVVAKKQTYDPQKNLQENKILMETHFSGPLCEHCRDVMTAEMGKNLFYLSALCNITDIKLDDVLRKEAERLHTLGVFNLS; from the coding sequence ATGGGTAAGCAAAATGTGGACGATTTCCAATCCCAGGTTTCGGAGCTGCTGATCCGGCATCGCAGCGTTCTGGACGTTATGTCCAAGATTCAAGAAAGTGCAGCCCGCATCAACCGTTCACTAACCAAAGCCATCACCGAATGCGGCTGTGCCCAGGTCGTCGCCAAAAAACAGACCTATGATCCTCAAAAAAATTTGCAGGAAAACAAAATTCTGATGGAGACGCATTTTTCCGGACCGCTGTGCGAGCATTGTCGCGACGTGATGACCGCCGAGATGGGCAAGAATCTGTTTTACCTCTCCGCCTTGTGCAACATCACGGATATCAAGCTGGACGACGTCCTGCGGAAAGAAGCGGAACGGCTCCATACCCTCGGCGTATTTAACTTGTCATAA
- a CDS encoding PIN/TRAM domain-containing protein: MVRRLGKIFFTLVGGGLGYKFGPDLFDLLNTLLNFGDFQYTNYIGAVLGAVLFFFFANWFVDYSLRVVRWGEETLLKLPIVDVMFGALGLIIGLIVAFLLFLQLSNIPIPVVRDLLPLMVSALLGYLGFVVGFRKRDEIMAVFSIGRKDKSKKDNSGAPSNVEYKILDTSVIIDGRIADICRTEFLEGVLVIPGFVLEELQHIADSSDVLKRNRGRRGLDILNKIQKEMKVKVQIYEGDFEEVSEVDSKLIKLAKVMNGKVVTNDFNLNKVCELQGVSVLNINDLANAVKPVVLPGEELTVQVIKDGKEHGQGVAYLDDGTMIVVEGGRDYIGHDLDVLVTSVLQTSAGRMIFAKPKLLEKAL; the protein is encoded by the coding sequence ATGGTTCGCCGATTAGGAAAAATCTTTTTTACACTGGTCGGAGGGGGCTTGGGCTACAAGTTTGGTCCAGATCTGTTTGACCTGTTGAACACGCTTTTAAATTTTGGTGACTTCCAGTATACCAACTATATTGGAGCCGTATTGGGTGCCGTGCTGTTCTTCTTCTTCGCCAACTGGTTTGTCGATTACAGCTTGCGGGTCGTCCGTTGGGGAGAAGAGACGCTGTTGAAACTGCCGATCGTGGATGTCATGTTTGGAGCATTGGGGTTGATTATTGGTCTTATCGTTGCCTTTTTATTATTTCTCCAGCTCAGCAACATCCCGATACCGGTGGTCAGAGATTTGCTGCCGCTGATGGTTTCCGCTTTGCTTGGCTATCTCGGCTTCGTGGTCGGGTTTCGCAAGCGGGACGAGATTATGGCTGTGTTTTCGATTGGGCGAAAAGACAAGTCGAAAAAGGACAACAGCGGAGCTCCGTCTAACGTGGAGTACAAGATTCTGGATACCAGCGTGATTATTGACGGCCGGATCGCCGATATCTGCCGCACGGAATTTTTGGAGGGTGTCCTGGTTATTCCCGGATTCGTCCTGGAAGAGCTGCAGCACATCGCCGATTCTTCCGATGTATTGAAGAGAAACAGAGGCCGCCGCGGACTGGACATCCTGAACAAAATCCAAAAGGAAATGAAGGTAAAAGTCCAGATCTACGAAGGCGACTTCGAAGAGGTTTCCGAAGTGGACAGCAAGCTGATCAAGCTGGCGAAAGTCATGAACGGTAAAGTGGTCACCAACGACTTCAACCTGAACAAGGTATGCGAGCTGCAAGGCGTCTCCGTACTGAACATCAACGATTTGGCCAACGCGGTCAAACCGGTGGTGCTGCCAGGAGAAGAGCTGACCGTCCAAGTGATCAAAGACGGCAAGGAGCACGGCCAGGGCGTCGCTTACCTGGACGATGGCACGATGATCGTCGTCGAGGGCGGCCGCGACTATATCGGACACGACCTGGATGTGCTGGTGACCAGCGTTCTGCAGACATCGGCAGGGCGGATGATCTTCGCAAAGCCGAAATTACTGGAAAAAGCATTGTAG
- the ispD gene encoding 2-C-methyl-D-erythritol 4-phosphate cytidylyltransferase: MDTGVVIVAAGSGKRMGAERNKLWLPLGGEPIWVHTVRLFAGHPEIGEVVLVVNSRDRQEIQDWLDQNQEKQKVTVVLGGAERQDSVRNGLAALSPQCTYVLVHDAARPFVTGEQISELIRQVRTDGTSIMAVPVKDTIKVVGADGIVQSTPARESLWAVQTPQAFLVSLLKEAHEAAVQAGYAGTDDAMLVEWLGHPVRVMRGSYENIKITTPDDLWTGEEILRRRKGEGS, translated from the coding sequence GTGGATACGGGAGTCGTCATCGTCGCAGCCGGTTCCGGAAAGCGCATGGGGGCGGAGCGAAACAAGCTGTGGCTGCCGCTGGGCGGAGAGCCCATATGGGTTCATACCGTCCGCCTTTTTGCCGGCCATCCGGAAATCGGCGAAGTCGTGCTGGTGGTAAACAGCCGGGATCGGCAGGAGATCCAGGATTGGCTGGACCAGAACCAGGAAAAGCAAAAGGTGACCGTTGTGCTGGGCGGAGCCGAGAGGCAAGACAGCGTGAGAAACGGTCTGGCCGCCCTATCCCCCCAATGCACGTATGTGCTGGTGCATGACGCTGCCCGCCCGTTTGTGACCGGAGAACAGATCAGCGAGCTGATCCGGCAGGTGCGGACAGATGGCACTTCAATTATGGCTGTTCCCGTCAAGGATACCATCAAAGTGGTAGGGGCTGACGGCATCGTCCAGTCCACCCCGGCACGAGAGAGCTTGTGGGCAGTGCAAACCCCACAAGCTTTTCTCGTTTCCTTGTTGAAAGAAGCCCATGAAGCGGCCGTGCAGGCGGGATATGCGGGGACGGATGACGCCATGCTGGTGGAATGGCTGGGCCATCCCGTGCGAGTAATGCGGGGGAGCTATGAAAACATCAAAATCACCACGCCAGATGATCTCTGGACGGGAGAAGAAATATTGCGGAGACGAAAGGGAGAGGGATCATGA
- the ispF gene encoding 2-C-methyl-D-erythritol 2,4-cyclodiphosphate synthase has protein sequence MRIGQGFDVHQLVEGRPCIIGGITIPYEKGLLGHSDADVLLHAITDALLGAIGEGDIGRHFPDTDPAFKDADSVKLMEHVWELVKQKGYRLGNLDATIIAQAPKMAPYIPQMRELIARVLEADELSQINVKATTSEKLGFTGRGEGIAAQAACLLVKQG, from the coding sequence ATGAGAATTGGACAAGGCTTTGACGTGCATCAGCTGGTGGAAGGACGTCCTTGCATTATCGGGGGAATCACGATTCCGTACGAGAAAGGGCTGCTCGGCCATTCGGACGCGGATGTCTTGTTGCACGCGATCACAGACGCATTGCTGGGCGCGATCGGCGAAGGCGATATCGGCCGTCATTTTCCCGACACCGATCCTGCCTTTAAAGACGCGGACAGTGTCAAGCTGATGGAACATGTCTGGGAGCTGGTGAAACAGAAAGGGTATCGTTTGGGCAATCTGGATGCGACGATCATCGCGCAGGCGCCGAAAATGGCGCCGTACATCCCGCAGATGCGTGAATTGATTGCGCGGGTCCTGGAGGCAGACGAGCTGTCGCAGATCAACGTCAAAGCGACGACTTCGGAAAAACTGGGCTTCACCGGACGCGGAGAGGGAATTGCCGCGCAGGCCGCCTGCTTGCTTGTCAAGCAAGGCTAG
- the gltX gene encoding glutamate--tRNA ligase, whose amino-acid sequence MAKEIRTRYAPSPTGHLHIGGARTALFNYLYAKHHGGSFIVRIEDTDQTRNVENADEEQMTNLKWLGITWEEGTDIGGAYGPYRQTERLDIYRKYIDQLLAEGKAYYCYATKEELDAEREEQIARGETPRILEKHRHVTPEQREQYEREGRMPSVHFLVPDNKQLVVNDLIRGQVTFDSSEMGDFVICRPDGVPTYNFAVVIDDYLMKISHVFRGEEHLSNTPRQLLIYDAFGWEPPEFGHLALILNQDGKKMSKRDESIIQFIEQYRELGFLPDAIVNFLVLLGWSPGGEEEIFDLDELVKLFSVERISKSPAVFDSTKMNWMNNFYIKRQSLDLITEMCIPHLQKAGFIEEALSEEKYNWVRSIVALYQEQMSYCAQIVPLAALFFLEEVVYDEEARAVLKEPQLPEVLASFAKHLEAAAEYTADTIKAVLKEVQKETGQKGKALFMPVRVAATGQAHGRDLAETLYLLGQQTVLERVKRVLAHGE is encoded by the coding sequence ATGGCCAAGGAAATCCGCACAAGATATGCTCCCAGTCCGACGGGACATTTACATATTGGCGGTGCGCGCACTGCACTTTTTAATTATCTGTATGCCAAGCATCACGGCGGTTCGTTTATCGTTCGGATCGAGGATACCGACCAGACCCGCAATGTAGAAAATGCCGACGAAGAGCAAATGACCAACCTCAAATGGCTCGGGATCACCTGGGAGGAAGGCACAGATATCGGAGGAGCGTACGGGCCTTATCGCCAAACGGAGCGACTGGATATCTACCGGAAATACATCGATCAGCTGCTGGCCGAAGGAAAAGCTTATTACTGCTACGCTACCAAGGAAGAGCTGGACGCGGAGCGGGAAGAGCAGATCGCCCGCGGAGAGACGCCGCGCATCCTGGAGAAGCACCGCCACGTGACGCCCGAGCAGCGGGAACAGTATGAGCGGGAGGGGCGTATGCCGTCCGTTCATTTCCTAGTGCCGGACAACAAGCAACTCGTCGTGAACGACTTGATTCGCGGTCAGGTGACGTTTGATTCCAGCGAGATGGGCGACTTCGTCATTTGCCGCCCGGACGGCGTGCCAACCTACAACTTCGCTGTCGTCATCGACGATTACCTGATGAAAATCAGCCATGTGTTCCGCGGGGAGGAGCATCTCTCCAATACGCCGCGCCAACTGCTGATCTATGATGCGTTTGGCTGGGAGCCGCCGGAGTTCGGCCACTTGGCGCTGATCCTCAATCAGGACGGCAAAAAGATGTCCAAGCGCGATGAGAGCATCATCCAGTTTATCGAGCAGTACCGCGAGCTCGGTTTCCTGCCGGATGCGATCGTCAACTTCCTGGTGCTGCTGGGCTGGTCTCCAGGCGGAGAAGAGGAGATTTTTGACCTGGATGAATTGGTCAAGCTGTTCTCCGTCGAGCGCATCAGCAAATCGCCAGCCGTTTTCGATTCGACAAAGATGAACTGGATGAACAACTTCTACATCAAGCGTCAGTCGTTGGACCTGATTACCGAGATGTGCATTCCGCATCTGCAAAAGGCAGGTTTTATCGAAGAGGCGCTGTCCGAGGAAAAATACAATTGGGTGCGCAGCATCGTCGCCCTTTATCAGGAGCAGATGTCATACTGTGCGCAGATCGTGCCGCTCGCCGCTCTTTTCTTCCTGGAAGAAGTGGTGTACGATGAAGAGGCGAGAGCCGTACTGAAGGAACCGCAATTGCCGGAAGTGCTGGCTTCGTTTGCGAAACACCTCGAAGCGGCAGCTGAATATACTGCGGATACGATTAAAGCCGTGTTGAAAGAAGTGCAGAAAGAAACGGGCCAGAAAGGCAAGGCGCTCTTCATGCCGGTCCGTGTCGCTGCTACCGGCCAGGCGCATGGCCGCGATCTGGCGGAAACCCTTTATTTGCTGGGACAACAGACCGTGCTCGAGCGCGTCAAGCGCGTGCTTGCACACGGGGAGTAA
- the cysE gene encoding serine O-acetyltransferase: protein MLSQMREDIQVVFERDPAARSTFEVVLTYSGLHAIWGHRISHKLWKAGWFTLARVVSQVTRFFTGIEIHPGATIGKGLFIDHGMGVVIGETCEIGDNVTIYQGVTLGGTGKEKGKRHPTVGNNVIIASGAKVLGSFKIGDNSKIGAGSVVLQEVPPNSTVVGIPGRIRIQDGKRVTHDLDHVNLPDPVADMIRGMQQEIEQLRKEVALLREEKAKNEHSVH, encoded by the coding sequence ATGCTTTCACAGATGAGGGAGGACATTCAAGTGGTATTCGAGAGGGATCCGGCTGCGCGCAGCACCTTTGAGGTCGTGCTGACCTATTCCGGATTGCACGCCATATGGGGACACCGGATTTCTCACAAGCTATGGAAAGCGGGCTGGTTTACCCTGGCGCGCGTCGTTTCGCAAGTTACTCGCTTTTTTACCGGAATAGAAATTCACCCCGGAGCTACGATCGGCAAAGGGCTGTTTATCGACCACGGGATGGGGGTCGTCATCGGGGAGACCTGTGAGATCGGTGACAATGTCACCATCTACCAGGGAGTGACGCTGGGAGGGACCGGCAAGGAAAAAGGAAAGCGCCACCCCACCGTCGGCAACAATGTCATCATCGCATCGGGTGCGAAGGTATTGGGATCGTTCAAAATTGGCGATAATTCCAAGATCGGAGCGGGATCGGTCGTGCTGCAGGAAGTGCCGCCCAATTCTACCGTAGTCGGCATACCCGGCCGTATCCGCATTCAGGACGGCAAAAGGGTAACCCATGATCTGGATCACGTCAACCTGCCGGACCCTGTCGCCGATATGATTCGCGGCATGCAGCAGGAGATCGAGCAGTTGCGCAAAGAAGTGGCCTTGCTGAGGGAGGAAAAAGCAAAAAATGAGCATTCAGTTCACTAA
- the cysS gene encoding cysteine--tRNA ligase, which produces MSIQFTNTLTRKKEAFVPLEPGKVKMYVCGPTVYNYIHIGNARPAIVFDTLRRYLKYRGFEVTFVQNITDVDDKLIRVANEEGITVKEVADRYTDAFNEDLRNLNVMPPDIQPRVMQTIPEIIQFIEGLIEKGYAYESEGDVYFRTGRFAEYGKLSHQPLDELQVGARVEINEKKENPLDFALWKSAKPGEVTWSSPWGEGRPGWHIECSAMALTFLGDQIDIHAGGADLVFPHHENEIAQSECYTGKVFARYWLHNGMLNINNEKMSKSLGNFLLARDLIQHYGGELIRFFMLQGHYRNPINFSNDLLEQAANGLERIKTAYANLGHRLQTARAEEPNGLAQEQKEVIAALRERFVTEMDDDLNTANAITVVYDVVKEANLYLRNQNVGQVEVQAYRDLLVELTGVLGLELAQAEGLLDSEVEALIAERTEARKSRNFARADEIRDLLSEKGILLEDTPQGVRWRRK; this is translated from the coding sequence ATGAGCATTCAGTTCACTAATACGCTGACGAGAAAAAAGGAAGCATTCGTTCCCCTGGAACCGGGAAAGGTAAAAATGTATGTATGCGGACCGACTGTCTATAATTATATCCATATCGGAAATGCCCGCCCGGCGATCGTCTTTGATACGCTCCGCCGCTACCTGAAATACCGCGGCTTTGAGGTCACGTTTGTACAGAACATCACGGATGTGGACGACAAACTGATCCGCGTGGCAAACGAGGAGGGCATTACCGTCAAGGAAGTGGCGGATCGCTACACGGATGCGTTCAATGAAGACCTGCGCAACCTGAATGTGATGCCGCCGGATATTCAGCCGCGCGTCATGCAGACGATTCCGGAGATCATCCAGTTTATCGAAGGCCTGATCGAAAAAGGCTACGCCTATGAAAGCGAGGGCGACGTCTACTTTCGCACCGGACGCTTTGCCGAGTACGGCAAGCTCTCCCATCAGCCGCTGGATGAGCTGCAGGTGGGGGCTCGCGTCGAGATCAATGAAAAGAAGGAAAATCCGCTTGATTTTGCCCTGTGGAAATCAGCCAAGCCGGGCGAAGTGACCTGGAGCAGTCCCTGGGGCGAAGGGCGGCCCGGCTGGCATATCGAGTGCTCGGCGATGGCGCTGACATTCCTCGGAGACCAGATCGACATCCATGCGGGCGGCGCTGACCTCGTCTTCCCTCATCACGAAAACGAAATCGCGCAATCGGAGTGCTACACCGGCAAGGTATTTGCCCGGTACTGGCTGCACAACGGGATGTTGAACATAAATAATGAAAAGATGTCGAAATCACTCGGAAACTTTTTGCTGGCCCGCGATCTGATCCAGCACTATGGCGGGGAGCTGATCCGCTTTTTCATGCTGCAGGGCCATTATCGTAATCCGATCAATTTCAGCAATGATTTGCTGGAGCAGGCTGCTAATGGCCTGGAGAGGATCAAGACCGCCTACGCCAATCTGGGGCATCGCCTGCAAACGGCCCGCGCCGAGGAGCCGAATGGTTTGGCCCAAGAGCAAAAAGAGGTGATCGCAGCCTTGCGCGAGCGCTTTGTCACCGAGATGGACGATGACTTGAACACGGCAAATGCCATCACCGTGGTGTATGATGTGGTGAAGGAAGCCAATCTGTACCTGCGCAATCAAAACGTCGGTCAGGTTGAGGTCCAGGCATACCGCGACCTGCTGGTGGAGTTGACGGGGGTCCTGGGCTTGGAGCTTGCGCAAGCGGAGGGACTGTTGGACAGCGAAGTGGAGGCGCTTATCGCGGAGCGGACGGAGGCGCGGAAGTCGCGCAATTTTGCCCGGGCCGATGAGATTCGCGATTTGCTGAGCGAAAAGGGGATTCTTCTCGAAGATACCCCGCAGGGCGTCCGCTGGCGCAGAAAATAA
- a CDS encoding Mini-ribonuclease 3: MQKEELAREPHLVNPLVLAFLGDATYSHCVRYHLIAKGLVKPHVLHKTANQYVSAKAQANILHALMPLFTEEEAAVVRRGRNAKSGSSAKNADIIDYRHATAFEALIGYLYLCGREERLAEIMQQAFAIVEGVYGHE, translated from the coding sequence ATGCAAAAAGAAGAGTTAGCAAGAGAACCTCATCTGGTCAATCCGCTGGTGCTGGCGTTTTTGGGTGACGCGACGTACTCGCACTGTGTCCGCTATCATCTGATCGCCAAAGGGCTGGTCAAGCCGCACGTGCTTCATAAGACGGCGAATCAGTACGTCTCCGCCAAGGCCCAGGCCAATATCCTGCATGCGCTGATGCCTCTTTTCACAGAGGAAGAGGCAGCGGTAGTGAGGCGCGGCCGCAATGCCAAATCCGGCTCCAGCGCCAAAAATGCCGACATTATCGATTACCGGCATGCCACTGCATTTGAAGCGCTGATCGGCTACCTGTATCTATGCGGGCGGGAGGAGCGGCTGGCGGAGATCATGCAGCAGGCATTTGCCATTGTGGAAGGAGTCTACGGACATGAGTGA